The following coding sequences lie in one Anomaloglossus baeobatrachus isolate aAnoBae1 chromosome 7, aAnoBae1.hap1, whole genome shotgun sequence genomic window:
- the LOC142246665 gene encoding uncharacterized protein LOC142246665 — protein sequence MTLPDITRAVGILCRYVEKPRQKDWNAVKRVLRYLKETQSVNLNLSAAGNLKLTGYADADWAGDSHDRKSTSRSVFKLGESSISWSSRKQVSVALSSTEAEYVSAAYASQEIIWL from the coding sequence ATGACTCTACCAGATATTACAAGAGCAGTTGGAATATTGTGCAGATATGTGGAGAAACCACGCCAAAAGGACTGGAATGCCGTTAAAAGAGTTCTCCGATATTTAAAAGAGACACAAAGTGTAAATTTAAACTTATCTGCAGCAGGAAATCTAAAACTCACCGGCTATGCTGACGCAGATTGGGCTGGTGATTCGCATGATCGTAAATCCACAAGCAGATCCGTATTTAAACTTGGAGAAAGTTCAATCTCCTGGTCTAGTAGAAAACAAGTATCTGTTGCTTTGTCATCTACAGAAGCTGAGTATGTGTCCGCAGCCTATGCAAGTCAGGAGATCATTTGGCTATGA